In Amphiura filiformis chromosome 2, Afil_fr2py, whole genome shotgun sequence, one DNA window encodes the following:
- the LOC140139154 gene encoding uncharacterized protein, producing MNTRTLRSPHKQIELCALAQDYKIDVIGIQEHRTVHDDQLQYENLIEGFQLITSSAWRNSMGAAVGGVGVLLSNFARKVLVSVCYISPRILKVTLNGNPQTTIIVTYSPTNVADEDDVTDFYNQLTKATRKYLHTTFS from the coding sequence ATGAATACTAGGACACTACGAAGCCCACATAAACAAATCGAACTATGTGCACTGGCCCAGGACTACAAAATAGATGTTATTGGCATCCAAGAGCACAGAACAGTCCATGATGACCAACTTCAGTACGAAAATCTCATTGAAGGATTCCAGCTTATAACTAGCTCTGCATGGAGAAACAGCATGGGTGCAGCAGTCGGTGGAGTTGGAGTTCTACTGAGTAATTTTGCCAGAAAAGTTTTAGTATCTGTATGCTACATATCACCAAGAATACTTAAAGTCACACTTAATGGCAACCCACAGACTACAATCATAGTGACATACTCTCCAACAAATGTCGCTGATGAAGATGATGTTACAGACTTCTACAATCAGCTGACTAAAGCAACCAGGAAGTACCTGCACACAACTTTCTCATAG